From Streptomyces yatensis, one genomic window encodes:
- a CDS encoding helix-turn-helix domain-containing protein, producing MPPKDPLSIRCFNPSCPNTVTQVKKSGRPRQYCSEACGKAYRKNRDVRSAQVSRDQAAYTREVADEVARQVAVCLGAARTCDPLTALRQVVQAEKNFGDLKDALVQQARHQGMKSACIAEAMSISPYKLSRGMSTPSVTRRIENRYKARNSETALPLPSRTTPPPAPSQATAPRFPSGRSFPPTPAPTSPVSNEASTPAEEAKPADTLARALTHLQRTSDKTLRALAGESGVSASYVSRILSGGRCPSWKITQQIALSCRADPAELKPLWDAARGHPIVQADTFHPALRGLHLAASCPEPDTIRRLSHNALTVDEITMLLHGQQVPDWQVVRHFVGALRGRPETVRPLWKAARHAALAVQPTESTASASVGSASETL from the coding sequence ATGCCCCCGAAGGATCCGCTCTCCATCCGCTGCTTCAACCCCAGTTGTCCGAACACGGTTACCCAGGTGAAGAAGTCCGGCCGCCCTCGCCAGTACTGCAGCGAGGCATGCGGCAAGGCTTACCGCAAGAACCGGGACGTACGAAGCGCTCAGGTGAGCCGCGACCAGGCTGCCTACACCAGGGAGGTCGCCGATGAGGTTGCCCGACAGGTCGCGGTCTGTCTGGGTGCCGCACGCACGTGCGACCCACTGACGGCGCTGCGCCAGGTGGTCCAAGCGGAGAAGAACTTCGGTGACCTCAAGGACGCCCTCGTCCAGCAGGCCCGGCACCAGGGCATGAAATCCGCTTGTATCGCGGAGGCGATGAGCATCAGCCCTTACAAGCTCTCCCGTGGCATGTCGACCCCTTCTGTCACACGCCGCATCGAGAACCGGTACAAAGCCCGCAACAGTGAAACCGCGCTTCCGCTGCCCAGCCGCACTACGCCGCCGCCGGCACCGTCCCAAGCAACGGCACCGCGCTTCCCCTCCGGACGCAGCTTCCCACCGACACCCGCACCCACCTCACCAGTCTCCAATGAAGCGAGCACTCCGGCCGAGGAGGCCAAGCCCGCCGACACCCTCGCCCGCGCGCTGACACATCTGCAACGCACCAGCGATAAAACCCTGCGCGCACTGGCCGGGGAATCCGGAGTATCTGCCTCCTACGTCTCCCGCATTCTGTCCGGGGGCCGTTGCCCGTCCTGGAAGATCACCCAGCAGATCGCGCTCTCCTGTCGTGCAGACCCTGCCGAATTAAAACCACTGTGGGATGCCGCCCGCGGCCACCCTATTGTCCAGGCCGACACCTTCCACCCTGCCTTGCGGGGGCTGCACCTAGCCGCTTCGTGCCCGGAACCCGACACGATCCGGCGACTCAGCCACAACGCCCTGACCGTAGACGAGATCACCATGCTCCTCCACGGCCAGCAAGTACCGGATTGGCAAGTTGTCCGCCATTTCGTCGGTGCCCTGCGAGGCCGGCCCGAGACCGTCCGCCCACTGTGGAAAGCCGCACGTCACGCCGCACTGGCCGTCCAGCCAACCGAGTCCACAGCGTCGGCGAGCGTCGGGTCGGCGTCCGAAACCCTGTGA
- a CDS encoding DUF2290 domain-containing protein, translated as MDPDLVRVEPLLDVVNIYAADTPTSMVLHSAIRFDYDPASAAPGHPASHLTLNSIQCRIACAAPMHVGRFMDFIFRHFYAGLWAAHRSYFTEGATRHIGERTLTDDDRTSPHLMWR; from the coding sequence ATGGACCCAGACCTCGTCCGTGTCGAACCACTACTGGACGTCGTGAACATCTACGCCGCAGACACCCCCACCAGTATGGTGCTGCACTCGGCCATACGCTTCGACTACGACCCGGCATCCGCCGCTCCGGGACACCCTGCCTCACATCTGACCCTCAACTCCATACAGTGCCGAATCGCCTGTGCCGCACCTATGCACGTGGGACGGTTCATGGACTTCATCTTCCGGCACTTCTACGCCGGCCTGTGGGCAGCCCACCGCAGCTATTTCACCGAGGGCGCCACCCGTCACATAGGCGAGCGCACGCTCACCGACGACGACCGTACAAGCCCCCACCTGATGTGGCGCTAG